A genome region from Gloeocapsa sp. PCC 73106 includes the following:
- a CDS encoding DUF3685 domain-containing protein — MTNDQQLLFEDNSPRILLVDDDPIFGFGLRALLTEQGFGDLALFEQVMSGESALATLSERLPDVIILELNLRLNNPTQFSGLQLCREIRRLYPNLPIFLLTSQTNPEQLLAAYNLGVKGYCVKGTPIDTLVRGLKEVIKGNDYWQVEQNIREIIPRQRSQKWITVQRRVGLEQIDTNLKKVNECLSDSRLPVLDWLFWTGRRRELLLARWLVSQLLPVEYVIIDNPQGVTPPLPNNSSSPIVQASQIALVAQRERNIASSTNVFEKTLTQIQSGVDNLTNTTLEIDILRSKTKKELLYLVLNQVVRTTEKLKLTETTEQDLFLEISAIVKDLWQCCSFDFIAKYYDHVFTENVQLLDILLKEAEFISKNLLEEIPFRLEVFQYLISPNYQDEPEAVKKRFELLWQNLLIEIANSVMLTILNNFLDQEILQPEIYNETIVSSRDIARFRNRLSWKYRADKYLEEPKNIFEDQHRIFYFDNKGIASTFIKASRKTELKQLKGFRWLVTIAIEARDAIAPGTSALIDSLGKTVVFLLTEVIGKAIGLIGKGFFQGIGNTLQETRYRKNQRNK; from the coding sequence ATGACTAATGACCAACAATTATTGTTCGAAGATAATTCGCCCAGAATACTATTGGTGGATGATGATCCGATTTTTGGCTTCGGTTTGCGTGCTTTACTCACAGAACAAGGTTTTGGCGATTTAGCACTCTTTGAACAAGTGATGAGTGGAGAGTCGGCTTTAGCTACACTATCAGAAAGATTACCCGATGTGATTATTCTGGAGTTGAATCTGCGCTTAAATAATCCAACCCAATTCTCTGGTTTGCAATTGTGTCGAGAAATTCGGCGTTTGTACCCCAATCTGCCTATTTTTTTATTGACTTCTCAAACCAATCCAGAACAATTGTTGGCAGCTTATAATTTAGGAGTGAAGGGTTATTGCGTTAAGGGTACTCCCATCGATACTTTGGTTAGGGGTTTAAAAGAGGTCATCAAAGGTAATGACTATTGGCAAGTTGAACAAAATATTCGAGAAATTATCCCTAGACAAAGATCGCAAAAATGGATCACAGTCCAGCGTAGAGTTGGATTGGAGCAAATTGACACTAATCTGAAAAAAGTTAATGAGTGTTTGAGTGATTCCCGGTTACCTGTACTAGATTGGCTATTTTGGACGGGACGCAGAAGAGAATTACTCTTGGCTCGTTGGTTAGTTAGTCAGTTATTACCTGTAGAATACGTAATTATTGATAATCCTCAGGGAGTGACTCCACCCCTTCCCAACAATTCCTCCTCACCTATTGTTCAAGCTTCTCAAATAGCTTTAGTAGCGCAAAGAGAAAGAAATATAGCTAGTTCAACTAATGTTTTTGAGAAAACTCTGACACAGATTCAGTCGGGTGTAGATAATCTAACCAATACTACTTTAGAAATTGATATCCTGCGTTCAAAAACTAAAAAAGAATTACTGTATTTAGTTTTAAATCAAGTAGTTAGAACGACTGAAAAACTTAAATTAACTGAGACGACAGAGCAGGATTTGTTTTTAGAAATTAGCGCGATTGTTAAAGATTTGTGGCAATGTTGTAGCTTTGATTTTATCGCCAAGTATTATGATCATGTTTTCACCGAAAATGTACAATTATTAGATATTTTGCTAAAAGAAGCTGAATTTATTAGTAAAAATTTGTTAGAAGAAATTCCTTTTAGATTAGAAGTTTTTCAATATCTAATCTCTCCCAACTATCAAGATGAACCAGAAGCGGTTAAAAAAAGATTTGAGCTTCTCTGGCAAAATCTTTTGATTGAGATAGCTAATAGCGTGATGCTAACTATTCTTAATAATTTTTTAGATCAAGAAATTCTTCAGCCAGAAATTTATAATGAGACAATAGTTTCATCTCGAGATATTGCTCGATTTCGTAACCGTTTATCTTGGAAATATCGTGCTGATAAATATCTAGAAGAACCTAAAAATATTTTTGAAGATCAACATCGCATCTTTTACTTTGATAATAAGGGAATTGCCTCAACTTTTATCAAAGCTTCTCGTAAAACTGAACTAAAACAACTAAAGGGTTTCCGTTGGTTAGTTACTATAGCTATTGAAGCACGAGACGCGATCGCACCTGGAACTTCAGCTTTAATCGATTCCCTGGGTAAAACCGTCGTATTTCTCCTGACTGAGGTAATCGGGAAAGCGATCGGTTTGATAGGTAAGGGTTTTTTCCAAGGAATTGGTAACACTCTTCAAGAAACTCGCTATCGTAAAAATCAACGTAATAAATAA
- a CDS encoding alanine--glyoxylate aminotransferase family protein codes for MEDKQMLMIPGPTPVPERVLLAMAKCPTGHRSGEFSKIMAEVTAKLQWLHQTKNDVLILTVSGTGAMEAGIINFLNKGDRVLVGNNGKFGERWAQMSRVFGLNVTEIKAESGKPLDTEAFRAELEADTQKHIKAVIITHSETSTGVLNDLPTINSYVKAHGESLIIVDAVTSLGAINIPVDEWGLDIVASGSQKGYMIPPGLGFVCVSPKAWEAYKTATLPRFYLDLEPYRKSASKDTTPFTPPVNLIFALQAALQMMEREGLENIFARHQRLTQAIRAGIKALGLPLFAPDHAASTAVTSVIPTQIDAEEIRSTMKKRYDIAIAGGQDELKGKIFRIGHLGFVCDRDILAAISALDGTLHALGYEGADYGAGVAATAKIL; via the coding sequence ATGGAAGACAAACAAATGTTAATGATACCGGGCCCTACCCCCGTACCCGAACGAGTACTACTAGCGATGGCTAAGTGTCCTACGGGTCACCGTAGCGGCGAATTTAGCAAAATTATGGCAGAAGTGACCGCTAAATTGCAGTGGCTACATCAGACTAAAAATGACGTGCTGATACTCACAGTATCTGGGACAGGCGCCATGGAAGCGGGTATTATTAATTTTCTGAATAAAGGCGATCGCGTCTTAGTAGGAAACAACGGTAAGTTTGGCGAACGCTGGGCGCAAATGAGTAGAGTCTTCGGCTTAAACGTCACCGAAATTAAAGCAGAATCGGGTAAACCTTTAGATACTGAAGCCTTTCGCGCTGAACTCGAAGCAGATACACAAAAGCACATCAAAGCAGTAATCATCACCCACTCAGAAACATCCACGGGCGTTCTCAACGACTTACCCACCATCAACAGCTACGTCAAAGCCCATGGCGAATCCTTGATTATCGTAGACGCTGTCACCAGTTTAGGCGCGATTAATATCCCTGTGGATGAGTGGGGATTGGATATAGTCGCTTCTGGTTCCCAAAAAGGTTATATGATTCCCCCGGGTTTAGGTTTCGTCTGCGTTAGTCCTAAAGCTTGGGAAGCCTATAAAACCGCTACCTTACCTCGTTTTTATCTAGATCTAGAACCATACCGCAAATCCGCCAGCAAAGATACCACCCCCTTTACCCCTCCTGTCAATCTCATCTTCGCTTTACAAGCTGCTCTACAGATGATGGAGCGCGAAGGACTAGAAAATATTTTTGCTCGTCATCAGCGTCTCACTCAAGCAATCCGAGCTGGGATTAAAGCACTCGGTTTACCTCTGTTTGCACCAGATCACGCAGCTAGTACCGCAGTAACCTCAGTAATTCCTACTCAAATAGACGCGGAAGAAATTCGCAGTACGATGAAAAAACGTTACGATATCGCTATAGCGGGTGGACAAGATGAACTAAAGGGCAAAATCTTTCGGATTGGTCATCTAGGTTTTGTGTGCGATCGCGATATTCTCGCTGCTATCTCGGCTTTAGATGGAACCCTACACGCTCTAGGTTACGAAGGAGCAGATTATGGCGCAGGTGTAGCAGCAACCGCTAAGATACTCTAG
- the trpC gene encoding indole-3-glycerol phosphate synthase TrpC, giving the protein MEIRRRHPNPPVDVASLRYQTKLPEVQANHILEKIVWHKEIEVAKLREAIPLLELRKQAQNLGPTRDFWQAIAQSNLKPALIAEVKKASPSKGIICANFDPVAIALEYQRGNATCISVLTDKEFFQGSFEYLQQIRQAVTLPLLCKEFILYPYQIYLARCKGADAVLLIASILKDQDLQYLLKIIKSLGMTALVEVHTLEELDRVLKIPGVNLIGINNRNLEDFSVDLNTTTNLLELRGSEIKKKEILVVSESGLYDNADIQRVQQAGATAILVGESLVKQASPAEAIAKLYQN; this is encoded by the coding sequence ATGGAAATTCGAAGACGCCATCCCAATCCCCCCGTTGATGTGGCTAGCCTGCGCTATCAGACAAAACTACCAGAAGTACAAGCAAATCATATTCTTGAGAAAATAGTTTGGCACAAAGAAATCGAAGTAGCCAAACTGCGCGAAGCGATACCCCTCCTGGAATTACGCAAACAAGCGCAAAATTTAGGACCAACGCGGGATTTTTGGCAAGCGATCGCTCAAAGTAACCTCAAACCCGCTTTAATCGCTGAAGTGAAAAAAGCCTCACCGAGTAAGGGTATTATCTGTGCCAATTTTGACCCAGTGGCGATCGCACTAGAATACCAACGAGGTAACGCTACCTGTATCTCTGTCTTAACGGATAAAGAGTTCTTCCAGGGTAGCTTTGAGTATCTGCAGCAAATACGTCAAGCGGTAACGCTACCCCTACTGTGTAAAGAATTTATCCTTTATCCCTATCAAATCTATCTAGCACGTTGCAAAGGTGCTGACGCGGTTTTACTTATCGCCTCCATCTTAAAGGATCAAGACTTGCAATACTTGCTGAAAATCATTAAAAGTTTGGGGATGACGGCTTTAGTAGAAGTACATACCCTAGAAGAATTAGACAGAGTCTTGAAAATACCAGGGGTAAACTTGATTGGGATTAATAATCGCAACCTAGAAGATTTTAGTGTTGACTTAAACACTACTACCAATTTACTAGAACTCAGAGGTTCAGAAATTAAGAAAAAAGAGATTCTAGTGGTGAGTGAGTCAGGACTGTATGATAATGCGGATATACAAAGAGTCCAACAAGCAGGAGCGACCGCAATTTTAGTAGGGGAATCTCTCGTCAAACAAGCCTCACCCGCCGAGGCGATCGCTAAACTATATCAAAACTAA
- the lpdA gene encoding dihydrolipoyl dehydrogenase, translating to MSEQFDYDLIIIGAGVGGHGAALHAVKCGLKTAIIEAKDMGGTCVNRGCIPSKALLASAGRVREFGDSQHLQSLGISLPGVSFSREAIATHANNLVAKIRGDLTNSLTRLKVETIHGWGKLAAPHKVSVLTNQGEKILTARDIILCPGSVPFVPPGIEVDHKTVFTSDEAVRLEALPEWIAIIGSGYIGLEFADIYTALGCEVTMIEALDTLMPTFDPDIAKIAERVLIKPRDIETYSGTLAKSIKPGSPVVIELVDAKTKEPVEILEVDACLVATGRIPATKNLGLELLDLETDRRGFISVNDQMAVLKDEEIVPNLWAIGDATGKMMLAHAASAQGIVAVENICGNYRKIDYRSIPAAAFTHPEISYVGLNEPQAQELANSEGFKIATVRSYFKGNSKALAEGETEGVAKIIYREDNGELLGVHIIGLHASDLIQPAANAIAARESVRNLAFNVHTHPTLSEVLDEAYKRAE from the coding sequence GTGGCTTAAAGACAGCTATCATCGAAGCTAAAGATATGGGAGGTACCTGCGTCAACCGAGGTTGTATCCCCTCTAAAGCCTTATTAGCCTCAGCGGGAAGGGTGAGAGAATTTGGTGATAGCCAACATTTGCAGAGTTTGGGTATTTCTCTTCCTGGGGTCAGCTTTTCCAGAGAGGCGATCGCCACTCACGCTAATAACCTTGTCGCTAAGATTCGTGGCGATTTAACCAACAGTCTCACCCGACTCAAAGTAGAGACTATTCACGGTTGGGGAAAACTAGCTGCACCTCATAAGGTAAGCGTGCTAACCAACCAAGGAGAAAAGATTCTCACCGCTCGAGATATTATACTCTGTCCTGGCTCGGTTCCTTTTGTGCCTCCAGGAATTGAAGTTGACCACAAAACCGTTTTTACCAGCGATGAAGCGGTTCGATTGGAAGCTTTACCCGAATGGATCGCTATTATTGGTAGTGGTTATATTGGTCTAGAATTCGCAGACATCTACACAGCTTTAGGGTGTGAAGTAACGATGATCGAAGCTCTAGATACTTTAATGCCGACTTTTGACCCAGATATTGCTAAAATAGCCGAAAGAGTCTTAATTAAACCTCGGGATATAGAAACCTACTCAGGAACTCTAGCTAAAAGCATTAAACCAGGTTCTCCGGTAGTAATCGAGCTCGTTGATGCTAAAACCAAAGAACCAGTAGAGATATTAGAAGTAGACGCTTGTCTAGTGGCTACGGGTAGAATACCTGCTACCAAAAACTTAGGTTTAGAACTGTTGGATTTAGAAACCGATCGCCGTGGCTTTATTAGCGTTAACGACCAAATGGCGGTATTAAAAGACGAGGAAATTGTCCCTAATCTGTGGGCGATCGGCGACGCTACGGGTAAGATGATGTTAGCTCACGCAGCTTCCGCTCAAGGAATCGTAGCTGTAGAAAATATCTGTGGCAATTATCGCAAAATAGACTATAGAAGTATTCCCGCGGCCGCTTTTACTCATCCAGAAATTAGCTACGTAGGGCTAAACGAACCACAAGCCCAAGAATTAGCTAATAGCGAAGGGTTTAAAATCGCTACAGTGAGAAGTTATTTTAAGGGCAATTCCAAAGCCTTAGCCGAGGGAGAAACCGAAGGAGTAGCTAAGATAATCTATCGTGAAGATAACGGAGAATTGTTAGGCGTTCATATTATTGGGCTTCACGCTTCCGATTTAATTCAGCCTGCGGCTAACGCGATCGCAGCTAGAGAGTCGGTGCGAAATTTAGCCTTTAATGTGCACACTCACCCCACTCTCTCAGAAGTACTAGATGAAGCCTATAAAAGGGCAGAATAA